The following coding sequences lie in one Candidatus Paceibacterota bacterium genomic window:
- a CDS encoding glycosyltransferase produces MHLAVFSETITYILLFLTLYWEVFLLMTFLEKKGQIQKEESMILSDFPAVTVLVPCFNEESTISSTIESLLSLNYPKDKLEILIIDDGSTDQTLSVAKKFEIESNVRVYHKENGGKFTALNFGLDLTRTEFVGCLDADSFVHPDALKNLMPYFTDPKTMAVTPSLKIYNPNSSVIRMIQNVEYNLGIFVRKISSLLNAIYVTPGPFSIFRMQVYRDLGRYHHAHNTEDMEMALRMQSHHYRIVNAHKAVVYTVGPKTLPKLYKQRVRWTHGFLENIKDYRHLILNPKYGNLGLLILPLAFVSFFATLYLVLVSYYGLVRIIIKDVIQIQTVGFHPAWQSLHFSWFFVNTATLSIINVLIAFLTLIIIFAGKRLAGVKDRRVMDLVYSFFLYSFIAPLWLTKAFYNSLFSRRTPWR; encoded by the coding sequence ATGCATTTGGCCGTTTTTTCCGAAACTATTACTTATATCCTCCTTTTTCTCACCCTTTATTGGGAAGTCTTTTTATTGATGACTTTTTTAGAAAAGAAGGGACAAATTCAAAAAGAGGAGTCTATGATATTAAGTGATTTTCCGGCTGTGACAGTGTTGGTTCCGTGTTTCAACGAAGAGAGTACGATATCCAGCACGATAGAGTCGCTTCTATCCCTAAATTATCCAAAAGATAAATTGGAGATTTTAATTATAGATGATGGCAGTACTGATCAGACATTGTCAGTGGCAAAAAAATTTGAGATTGAATCTAATGTTCGCGTTTACCACAAAGAAAATGGCGGTAAGTTCACTGCCCTCAATTTTGGTTTGGATCTGACCAGAACAGAATTTGTCGGTTGCCTCGACGCCGATTCTTTTGTTCATCCGGATGCCCTGAAAAATCTAATGCCTTATTTTACGGACCCGAAGACTATGGCTGTCACTCCTTCTCTAAAAATTTACAATCCGAATAGCAGCGTTATCCGGATGATACAGAACGTGGAATACAATCTTGGAATTTTTGTCCGAAAGATTTCCAGTCTTTTAAATGCTATTTACGTTACTCCCGGCCCGTTTTCTATTTTCCGCATGCAGGTTTATCGGGACCTTGGAAGGTATCACCATGCTCACAATACCGAGGATATGGAGATGGCTTTGCGCATGCAAAGCCATCATTATCGGATTGTAAACGCCCATAAAGCGGTGGTTTACACTGTGGGCCCAAAGACCCTGCCAAAGCTTTATAAACAGCGCGTTCGTTGGACCCACGGCTTCCTAGAAAACATTAAGGATTACCGTCATTTAATTCTCAATCCAAAATACGGCAATCTCGGTCTTTTAATTCTGCCTCTAGCTTTTGTCTCTTTCTTTGCTACTCTGTATCTAGTCTTAGTTTCTTATTACGGCTTGGTGCGGATTATTATCAAAGATGTCATCCAGATTCAGACGGTCGGCTTTCATCCAGCCTGGCAGAGCCTTCATTTCAGTTGGTTTTTTGTTAACACAGCTACTCTCTCAATTATTAATGTCCTGATCGCTTTTTTAACTTTGATAATTATTTTCGCCGGCAAGCGACTAGCCGGAGTGAAGGACCGACGAGTGATGGATCTGGTTTATTCTTTCTTTTTATATTCGTTTATCGCGCCGCTATGGCTCACTAAAGCTTTTTATAACAGTCTTTTCTCAAGGAGAACTCCGTGGAGATAG
- the rpsB gene encoding 30S ribosomal protein S2, with the protein MAEKTEQNSQLIEKMFSVGAHFGYSRSRRHPTTSSYIFGAKNKVEIINLEKTEELLNSALEFVKKLASEGKVILFVSGKNEAKEAVEKGANSIEMPYVAGRWVGGTFTNFDNIKKRVEKMQDLISQREKGELGKYTKKERLLIDRQIDNLQELFSGLVLLKQLPTALFVVDSRREKIAVEEAKKLNIPVIALCGSDCNLKEVDYPIVANDSSITSIKFFVEKVVEAYKQGKQIKSS; encoded by the coding sequence ATGGCAGAAAAAACCGAACAAAATAGCCAGTTAATTGAGAAAATGTTCTCCGTTGGAGCGCATTTCGGCTATTCTCGTTCTCGTCGCCACCCGACGACCAGCTCTTATATTTTTGGGGCTAAAAATAAGGTGGAAATAATCAATCTGGAAAAAACCGAAGAACTCTTAAATAGCGCCTTGGAATTTGTGAAGAAACTGGCCTCCGAAGGAAAAGTCATTTTATTTGTTTCGGGTAAAAATGAGGCCAAGGAAGCAGTTGAAAAAGGAGCTAACTCCATTGAAATGCCTTATGTGGCCGGCCGCTGGGTAGGTGGAACCTTTACCAATTTTGACAATATTAAGAAGCGGGTAGAGAAAATGCAGGACCTTATCAGTCAGCGAGAAAAGGGAGAGTTGGGGAAATACACTAAAAAGGAACGTTTATTGATTGATCGCCAGATTGATAATCTTCAAGAACTTTTTTCCGGCTTAGTTCTTTTAAAACAGTTACCGACCGCTCTCTTTGTAGTTGATTCCCGACGGGAGAAAATTGCCGTCGAGGAAGCCAAGAAATTAAATATTCCAGTAATTGCTCTTTGCGGCTCTGATTGTAATTTGAAGGAGGTGGATTATCCGATTGTGGCTAATGACTCTTCCATCACCAGCATTAAATTTTTTGTTGAGAAGGTAGTGGAAGCCTACAAGCAAGGGAAACAGATTAAGAGTTCATAA
- the tsf gene encoding elongation factor Ts (EF-Ts; functions during elongation stage of protein translation; forms a dimer; associates with EF-Tu-GDP complex and promotes exchange of GDP to GTP resulting in regeneration of the active form of EF-Tu) encodes MTISTDQVKELREKTGISVMQCRKALEEADGDMEKALIILRKKGAEISAKKASRNLGAGTVAAYIHSNGNVGAMVELSSETDFVSKNEEFKALAYDIAMHIAALNPEFIHKDEITQDSRDKAAEVFQKELEGKPKEMHQKIMEGKLNSYFADRILLEQAFIKDGEKTIGELIEAGIQKFGEKIEVARFARFSVLDK; translated from the coding sequence ATGACCATTTCAACTGATCAAGTAAAAGAATTACGAGAGAAAACCGGTATTTCGGTGATGCAGTGTCGCAAGGCCTTGGAAGAGGCAGATGGCGATATGGAAAAAGCTCTAATCATCCTTCGAAAAAAGGGCGCCGAGATTTCGGCCAAGAAAGCCAGCCGAAATCTCGGCGCAGGTACAGTGGCCGCCTATATTCATTCCAACGGCAACGTGGGAGCCATGGTGGAACTCTCTTCGGAAACGGATTTCGTCTCCAAGAACGAGGAGTTTAAAGCCCTGGCCTATGATATTGCCATGCATATTGCGGCCCTAAATCCGGAATTTATTCATAAGGATGAAATTACTCAAGATAGCCGAGACAAAGCAGCCGAAGTTTTCCAGAAAGAATTAGAAGGCAAACCAAAAGAAATGCACCAGAAAATTATGGAAGGCAAACTCAATTCTTATTTCGCCGACCGCATTTTACTTGAACAAGCCTTCATTAAAGACGGAGAGAAAACTATCGGAGAGCTAATTGAAGCCGGTATTCAAAAATTCGGGGAGAAAATCGAAGTGGCTCGCTTCGCTCGTTTTTCTGTCTTGGACAAATAA
- a CDS encoding glycosyltransferase family 39 protein: MDSFWGKLKEKRLMAIYLVLFFSFFLRFLLILKSNHLWWDQAIYIGMGKYLFSGGRIGYWENFRGPLWPILQGIIWKAGLDNIFWGKFLEVIFSSASVWLVYLIGEKIKKNVGLIAAILFGFTPFYFYLSAVGLTDIPSLFLALLAVYLVAAERPYLAGLSAALAFLTRFPEGLIVVPLGLAYFLEIYRGNMPSRAPVFHKFLYFLNGFLLLVIPYFLLNYLLYKEAFLPLLRANAAFHEYLFIYPLNPLFYLLKIPLENPLLLFALVTLFLVFSKRREISDNRIFLLNILILVIIGGYYFFIAPIKDLRYAIAFLPYLAIFAAYSIEWIFEKLQSAKPIMIIIGLILIMFILRLDISTSPYMKSGLAKDSATYNLYDHFKDRKTINSSSPFPLAYSDIKINKIFETWPQAAKVYLNQKGTGNYLLINSCDLICRPEDRVCQDEEKEFLTEVDRSSLKLYDATENSCHLLIYQMNQ, from the coding sequence ATGGATAGTTTTTGGGGAAAGTTGAAAGAAAAACGGTTGATGGCTATTTATCTAGTATTATTCTTTTCTTTCTTTCTGCGATTTCTGCTAATTTTGAAATCAAATCACCTCTGGTGGGATCAAGCCATTTATATTGGCATGGGAAAATATTTATTCTCCGGCGGCCGGATCGGCTACTGGGAAAATTTTCGTGGACCTCTTTGGCCAATTCTTCAAGGAATAATTTGGAAGGCGGGTTTGGATAATATTTTCTGGGGAAAGTTTCTGGAAGTGATCTTTAGCAGTGCTTCGGTCTGGCTCGTTTATCTAATTGGAGAGAAAATCAAGAAAAATGTCGGCTTAATTGCGGCCATCTTATTTGGTTTTACACCTTTTTATTTTTATCTATCGGCAGTGGGCTTAACAGATATTCCGTCCCTTTTTCTGGCTTTGCTAGCCGTTTATTTAGTAGCGGCCGAAAGACCATATTTAGCCGGTCTTTCGGCCGCCCTAGCCTTCCTGACTCGTTTTCCGGAAGGCTTAATTGTGGTGCCGCTCGGCTTGGCATATTTCCTCGAAATTTATCGAGGAAATATGCCAAGCCGAGCACCCGTCTTTCACAAGTTTCTTTACTTCCTCAACGGCTTCCTCCTTTTAGTCATTCCCTACTTTCTATTAAATTACCTTCTCTATAAGGAAGCTTTTCTGCCTCTCTTACGAGCCAACGCCGCCTTCCATGAATATCTCTTTATTTATCCTCTTAATCCACTCTTTTACTTACTAAAAATCCCGCTTGAAAATCCGCTTTTGCTTTTTGCCCTTGTCACTCTCTTTTTGGTATTTTCGAAGCGTCGAGAAATCTCGGATAATCGTATCTTTCTTTTAAATATACTAATTCTAGTGATCATTGGCGGATACTACTTTTTCATTGCTCCGATAAAAGATCTCCGTTATGCGATAGCTTTTCTACCCTATCTCGCTATTTTTGCCGCCTATAGTATTGAATGGATTTTTGAGAAGCTTCAATCGGCAAAACCAATAATGATCATTATAGGTTTGATTTTAATTATGTTCATCTTGCGTCTAGACATTTCAACTTCGCCGTATATGAAATCCGGTTTAGCCAAAGATTCAGCAACCTATAATCTGTACGATCATTTTAAAGACCGCAAAACAATCAACTCTTCCTCTCCCTTCCCTTTAGCCTATTCCGATATAAAAATAAATAAGATTTTTGAAACCTGGCCTCAAGCGGCGAAAGTTTACCTCAACCAAAAAGGCACCGGAAATTACCTGCTGATTAACAGTTGCGATTTAATTTGTCGACCGGAAGATCGGGTTTGCCAAGATGAAGAAAAAGAATTTCTGACTGAAGTAGATCGAAGCTCATTGAAACTTTACGATGCTACCGAGAATTCCTGCCATCTCTTAATCTATCAAATGAATCAATAA
- a CDS encoding class E sortase, with protein sequence MKWYKRPEATFSFLFLGIFLVTFVVLYAFGLIPTELKEQTGTPNILNQLSENSIESITGENNPQNPNPLPPTDQVPLRIQSDVIGLNYQVINPSSTGNTTLDNALTEGAVHYPGSGLPGYGNMFIFGHSTGFKVVNNKAYQVFNNIHNLKEGDQIKVLTKDRVYFYTVASVKLEKDTNAYVSFSTKQNILTLSTCNSFGAKEDRYVVVATYAGTAPIGKS encoded by the coding sequence ATGAAATGGTATAAACGTCCGGAAGCCACCTTCTCTTTTTTATTTTTGGGAATTTTTTTGGTTACTTTTGTCGTTCTCTATGCTTTTGGTCTAATTCCAACCGAATTAAAAGAACAAACAGGTACACCCAATATCTTAAACCAGCTTTCCGAGAATTCCATTGAAAGCATCACCGGTGAAAATAATCCTCAGAATCCAAATCCCTTGCCGCCCACTGATCAAGTGCCGCTTCGCATTCAATCTGACGTCATCGGTCTAAATTATCAAGTTATTAATCCCTCGAGCACTGGTAATACCACGCTTGATAACGCACTCACGGAAGGAGCGGTGCATTATCCCGGATCAGGATTGCCAGGCTATGGCAACATGTTCATCTTCGGCCACTCCACCGGTTTCAAAGTGGTGAACAACAAGGCTTATCAAGTTTTCAACAACATTCACAATTTAAAAGAAGGAGATCAGATTAAAGTTCTTACTAAAGACAGAGTTTATTTTTACACCGTCGCCTCAGTGAAATTGGAAAAAGATACTAACGCTTACGTCAGCTTCTCAACCAAACAAAACATTTTGACTCTCTCAACCTGTAACAGTTTCGGCGCTAAGGAAGATCGCTACGTCGTCGTCGCCACCTACGCCGGCACCGCCCCGATCGGGAAGAGCTGA
- the rpmE gene encoding 50S ribosomal protein L31, producing MKADIHPQYFPNATITCACGVVYTLGSTKEKMEVEICAACHPLYTGNEKVLDSAGRVERFKARQSGAKTKTDSKKTAKATKSKK from the coding sequence ATGAAAGCTGACATTCACCCACAATATTTTCCGAACGCCACTATTACCTGCGCCTGCGGGGTGGTTTATACTCTTGGATCAACTAAAGAGAAAATGGAAGTGGAGATCTGTGCCGCTTGTCATCCGCTTTATACCGGCAACGAGAAAGTTCTTGACTCAGCCGGCCGCGTGGAAAGATTCAAGGCCCGACAGAGCGGAGCTAAGACCAAGACGGATTCCAAAAAGACTGCCAAGGCAACTAAAAGCAAGAAATAA
- a CDS encoding 50S ribosomal protein L25, protein MLTLNVEKREKKAKLAEIRQNGKIPAVFYGRKSESTPIVVKEADFLKAWKEAGESSVLVLKGAGDEHEALIHDIDLDPVTGRVRHADFYILEKGKKVKVGVPIEFNGLPPAVKELGGTLVKVLHELEIEAMPKDLPHQIEVDVTGLVNFESRVLAKDVKLPQGVELVTDAEEVVALVSEVKEEIEEVVAPIDLESIEVEQKGKKEEEGEEGAGDAGAGSEPAK, encoded by the coding sequence ATGCTGACTTTAAATGTGGAAAAAAGGGAAAAGAAGGCGAAACTGGCTGAAATTCGCCAAAACGGCAAGATTCCAGCCGTTTTTTATGGCCGTAAGTCTGAATCAACCCCAATTGTCGTCAAAGAAGCGGACTTTCTGAAGGCTTGGAAAGAGGCTGGGGAATCATCCGTTTTGGTTCTAAAAGGGGCGGGAGACGAACATGAAGCTCTAATTCACGACATTGATCTGGATCCGGTAACCGGCCGAGTCCGACATGCTGATTTTTATATTTTGGAAAAGGGGAAGAAAGTAAAAGTGGGCGTACCGATTGAATTTAATGGCTTGCCTCCGGCGGTTAAGGAACTCGGGGGAACGCTGGTGAAAGTTTTGCACGAATTGGAAATTGAGGCGATGCCGAAAGATCTACCGCACCAAATTGAAGTAGATGTTACGGGATTGGTTAATTTCGAATCGAGAGTTCTGGCTAAAGATGTGAAATTGCCGCAAGGAGTGGAATTAGTTACGGATGCGGAAGAAGTAGTAGCCTTGGTTTCGGAAGTGAAGGAAGAAATAGAAGAAGTGGTCGCTCCAATTGATCTTGAATCTATTGAAGTGGAACAGAAAGGTAAGAAAGAAGAAGAAGGGGAAGAGGGCGCCGGCGACGCCGGCGCCGGAAGCGAGCCGGCCAAATAA
- a CDS encoding lytic murein transglycosylase: MLKIFKSFFQILIALVLLLAVSFSPFYWQVSAQSDSGQAVNPNLTPEQRAALEAQLAQIESEIAAQQKILDQTKAQGRSISSDIASLNAQIKQAQLKIQAHTIAINQLGHDITIKTQVIDNLNQHISAEQQSLANVIRQLNQLDSYSLAEAMLSRQDLSSFLLDMDTLSTLNSALKQHVDQVEADKNQNEQQQQVLSQKKDQEVDTRADIQAEQNKIKVAETQKQQLLNLNKSEQQNYQSVLTAKQAQAAKIRNQLFVLRDVPAIKFGDALIYAQAAQKATGVDPAFLLAIITQESNLGANVGACYLLNSTGQGTKISTGATVSNLMKPDRDVAPFLEITAAVGRDPYHTKVSCPIGNSGYGGAMGPAQFIASTWKLNQARIAAAVGKNVADPWNPQDAFMASALYLSDLGAVGGSYSAEIRAACKYYGSGGSSCSYGTQVMAKVQSIQSNIDILASS; encoded by the coding sequence ATGTTAAAAATTTTTAAAAGTTTTTTCCAAATTTTAATTGCTTTAGTCCTTCTCTTAGCCGTTTCCTTTTCTCCTTTTTATTGGCAAGTCTCTGCCCAAAGCGATTCAGGGCAGGCCGTTAACCCTAATTTAACACCGGAGCAGCGAGCGGCTCTGGAAGCCCAGCTTGCTCAAATTGAATCTGAAATTGCCGCCCAGCAAAAGATTTTAGACCAAACTAAAGCCCAAGGTCGCAGTATCTCAAGCGACATCGCCTCTTTAAATGCCCAAATCAAACAGGCTCAATTAAAAATTCAGGCTCACACCATTGCCATTAATCAACTCGGTCACGATATCACTATCAAGACGCAGGTGATTGATAATTTAAATCAGCACATCAGCGCCGAGCAGCAGTCTTTAGCTAATGTTATTCGTCAGCTTAATCAGCTCGATTCATATTCGCTGGCCGAAGCCATGTTAAGTCGTCAGGATCTTTCCAGTTTCCTTCTAGATATGGACACTCTTTCAACTCTCAATTCTGCTTTGAAACAACACGTTGATCAAGTAGAAGCGGACAAAAATCAAAACGAACAACAACAGCAGGTCCTTAGCCAGAAGAAGGATCAAGAAGTAGACACCCGCGCCGATATTCAAGCCGAGCAGAATAAGATCAAAGTAGCAGAGACCCAAAAACAGCAATTGCTTAATTTAAATAAGTCAGAGCAGCAAAATTATCAAAGTGTTCTTACGGCCAAACAGGCTCAAGCGGCCAAAATCAGAAACCAGCTCTTTGTCCTGCGAGACGTACCGGCTATTAAATTCGGTGACGCTTTAATTTATGCTCAAGCAGCTCAAAAAGCTACCGGAGTCGATCCAGCATTTCTTTTAGCCATAATCACTCAAGAAAGTAACCTCGGAGCAAATGTCGGTGCCTGTTATTTGCTTAATTCAACGGGACAGGGAACAAAGATTTCTACGGGAGCTACAGTCAGCAATTTAATGAAACCTGATCGAGATGTGGCGCCATTTTTGGAAATTACAGCAGCCGTAGGGAGGGATCCTTATCACACGAAAGTTTCCTGCCCAATCGGCAACTCCGGCTATGGCGGAGCTATGGGGCCGGCTCAATTTATCGCTTCAACTTGGAAATTAAATCAGGCTAGGATCGCAGCGGCCGTCGGCAAGAATGTGGCGGATCCTTGGAATCCTCAAGATGCTTTTATGGCTTCTGCCCTTTATTTGTCGGATCTCGGAGCGGTTGGCGGAAGTTATAGCGCCGAAATTCGGGCAGCCTGTAAATATTATGGCAGCGGCGGCTCCTCCTGCTCTTACGGGACACAAGTAATGGCCAAAGTTCAGAGTATTCAGTCAAATATAGATATTTTAGCCAGCAGCTAA
- a CDS encoding DNA topoisomerase subunit B, which produces MAKKSAEKEEKKGGSYGAADITVLEGLEPVRKRPGMYIGTTGPDGLHHLITEIFDNARDEAMGGFANDIEVALLPGNRVRVADNGRGIPVDMHKQTKVSALETIMTTLHAGGKFGGENSSYKVSGGLHGVGASVVNALSVFTEVIVHKEGGIYVQQYSKGKRKAAVKKIGSTKQSGTIVTFEPDPEIFKEINFDFSRVVSHMRQQAYLVKGLRISMIDAREVKEKIDTDKVFYFRELEIEAPSQTFYFEGGLLSLIKFYNQLQKPIHKNIFYVEKKAEGVESVEVALQYVDDISSRVVSFANNISTPEGGTHLTGFKTALTRTINTYGRKANIIKESEDNFTGDDVLEGLTAVVSVKLREIQFEGQTKAKLGSVEAQSAVTTVFGEAFSAFLEENPDDARSIVNKSLLALKARKAAKAAKDSILRKGALEGMTLPGKLADCQSKEASESELFIVEGDSAGGTAKMGRDRRTQAILPLRGKILNIERARLDKMLASEQIKNLVIAIGTAIGDTFDISKLRYHKIIIATDADVDGAHIRTLILTLFYRYFRPLIENGFVYIAQPPLYKVKYGKELLYFYTEEEKDKFLTREKVEVAEPVEGASEEGEEEAESEQPEEEGTKNKKEKGAEKKKKIAIQRYKGLGEMNAEELGETTMDPNNRVLKQVNIEDAEAADKVIEILMGTDVPSRKSFIQSNAKLANIDI; this is translated from the coding sequence ATGGCCAAAAAATCAGCTGAAAAAGAAGAGAAAAAAGGCGGCTCCTACGGAGCCGCCGACATTACTGTCCTAGAAGGCCTTGAGCCTGTTCGAAAGCGTCCGGGAATGTACATTGGTACTACCGGTCCTGACGGCCTCCACCATCTAATTACGGAAATCTTTGACAATGCTCGAGACGAAGCTATGGGTGGTTTTGCCAATGACATTGAAGTGGCTCTGCTCCCAGGAAATCGAGTGAGAGTGGCGGACAATGGCCGAGGTATTCCGGTGGACATGCACAAACAAACTAAAGTTTCGGCACTGGAGACCATCATGACCACTTTGCACGCCGGCGGAAAATTTGGTGGTGAAAATAGTAGCTACAAAGTTTCAGGTGGTTTACACGGAGTCGGCGCTTCAGTAGTAAACGCTCTTTCAGTCTTCACCGAGGTAATTGTTCACAAAGAGGGGGGAATTTACGTTCAGCAATATTCCAAAGGCAAACGAAAGGCGGCCGTCAAAAAAATTGGCAGCACTAAACAATCGGGAACTATTGTAACTTTTGAACCCGATCCGGAAATCTTCAAGGAAATCAATTTTGATTTCTCCCGTGTCGTTTCTCATATGCGGCAACAAGCCTATTTGGTAAAAGGTCTGCGCATTTCCATGATTGATGCTAGAGAGGTTAAAGAGAAGATAGACACCGATAAAGTCTTTTATTTCAGAGAACTGGAGATCGAGGCTCCATCACAAACTTTTTACTTTGAAGGAGGATTACTCTCTCTCATTAAATTCTACAATCAGCTCCAAAAGCCAATTCACAAGAACATTTTTTATGTGGAGAAAAAAGCTGAAGGAGTGGAATCGGTGGAGGTGGCTCTCCAGTATGTTGATGACATATCTTCACGAGTAGTAAGTTTTGCCAACAACATCAGTACTCCCGAAGGAGGAACGCACCTAACTGGATTTAAAACCGCTCTGACTCGAACTATAAACACTTACGGGCGCAAAGCTAATATCATTAAGGAATCAGAGGACAATTTTACCGGTGATGATGTTTTGGAGGGATTAACGGCTGTCGTCTCTGTAAAATTGCGGGAGATTCAATTCGAAGGTCAGACTAAGGCCAAACTCGGAAGTGTGGAAGCTCAATCGGCTGTCACTACGGTTTTCGGGGAGGCTTTTTCCGCCTTCTTGGAAGAGAATCCCGATGATGCCAGATCTATTGTTAACAAGTCTTTATTGGCTTTAAAGGCTCGCAAAGCCGCCAAAGCCGCCAAAGATTCAATTCTACGCAAAGGTGCCCTTGAGGGTATGACTTTGCCGGGAAAGCTAGCCGACTGTCAGTCCAAAGAAGCCAGCGAGTCAGAACTCTTTATCGTGGAAGGAGATTCGGCCGGTGGCACGGCCAAGATGGGACGCGATCGCCGAACGCAGGCCATCTTGCCGCTTCGCGGCAAGATCCTAAATATTGAACGCGCTCGCCTCGATAAGATGCTGGCTTCAGAACAAATTAAAAATCTGGTGATTGCCATCGGCACTGCCATCGGGGACACCTTCGATATTTCCAAGCTGCGCTATCACAAAATTATTATTGCCACTGATGCCGACGTTGACGGAGCCCACATCCGGACTCTTATTTTGACTCTTTTCTATCGTTACTTCCGGCCATTGATTGAAAATGGATTTGTTTACATTGCCCAGCCGCCACTTTATAAAGTGAAATATGGAAAAGAATTACTTTATTTTTATACCGAAGAAGAAAAAGATAAGTTCTTGACTCGGGAGAAAGTGGAAGTGGCCGAACCAGTGGAAGGAGCCAGTGAAGAAGGGGAAGAGGAAGCTGAAAGCGAGCAGCCAGAAGAGGAAGGAACAAAAAATAAGAAAGAAAAAGGCGCAGAGAAGAAGAAAAAGATCGCCATTCAGCGCTACAAAGGTCTTGGAGAGATGAATGCAGAAGAGCTCGGCGAGACTACCATGGATCCAAACAATCGAGTTTTGAAGCAGGTAAATATCGAAGATGCGGAAGCGGCCGATAAAGTAATTGAGATTTTAATGGGTACGGATGTACCAAGCCGCAAGTCGTTTATACAATCAAACGCCAAGTTGGCTAATATTGATATATAG
- a CDS encoding PCRF domain-containing protein, whose amino-acid sequence MTGSPHCEDDKSDALGASLLLNNMEREKLEELKKNHKTGFLAGEFERLEKEEGEIKKMAEGDAGMAQLAKEELKNLEIQKKAVLDQIENIMKAEEAEEEFPNEIILEVRAGAGGEEAALFAEELAEMYQKYAAASGWSSRMISESTAALGGFKEAAFEIRGQDVYKKLRYETGVHRIQRVPETEKMGRVHTSTASVAILPMRKKTKIVINPTDIEMEFSRAGGKGGQNVNKVETAVRLIHKPTGIDVKATAERSQQANREKAMQILTAKLEQMKEEEEFKKFAKERSDQIGTADRSEKIRTYNILQDRVTDHRIKENWHNIEKIFAGGLDPIVEALSKGKSVS is encoded by the coding sequence ATGACTGGATCCCCGCATTGCGAGGATGACAAAAGTGACGCGCTTGGCGCGTCACTTTTGTTAAACAATATGGAAAGAGAAAAACTGGAGGAATTGAAAAAGAACCATAAAACCGGCTTTTTAGCCGGTGAATTTGAGCGTCTGGAAAAGGAGGAAGGGGAAATTAAGAAAATGGCCGAAGGAGATGCCGGCATGGCTCAATTGGCCAAAGAAGAACTAAAAAATCTGGAGATTCAGAAGAAGGCCGTTCTAGATCAAATTGAAAATATTATGAAAGCGGAAGAAGCGGAAGAAGAATTCCCAAACGAGATTATCTTAGAAGTACGCGCTGGCGCCGGTGGGGAAGAAGCGGCTCTTTTTGCGGAGGAGCTCGCGGAGATGTATCAGAAATATGCCGCCGCCTCGGGCTGGTCGAGTCGTATGATCAGCGAGTCGACGGCCGCCCTCGGCGGCTTCAAAGAAGCAGCCTTTGAAATTCGTGGCCAAGACGTTTACAAGAAACTTCGTTATGAGACTGGAGTCCATCGCATTCAACGCGTACCGGAGACGGAAAAGATGGGACGAGTTCATACCTCAACCGCTTCAGTGGCCATTCTACCGATGCGCAAAAAAACTAAGATCGTCATTAACCCGACCGACATTGAAATGGAATTCTCACGCGCTGGTGGCAAAGGCGGACAGAATGTTAACAAAGTGGAAACGGCGGTCAGACTTATTCACAAACCAACCGGCATTGATGTAAAAGCGACGGCCGAGCGCAGCCAGCAGGCTAATCGAGAAAAAGCTATGCAGATTCTCACCGCTAAGCTCGAGCAGATGAAGGAAGAGGAAGAGTTTAAAAAATTTGCCAAAGAACGTTCAGATCAGATCGGTACGGCTGATCGGTCTGAAAAAATCCGCACCTATAATATCTTGCAGGATCGCGTCACCGACCATCGCATTAAAGAAAACTGGCACAATATTGAAAAAATTTTTGCCGGAGGTCTGGATCCGATCGTGGAAGCCTTGAGTAAAGGTAAGTCAGTTTCTTAA